In one window of Kosmotoga pacifica DNA:
- a CDS encoding PadR family transcriptional regulator, which produces MHTGFLKFAVMDTVASNYPVHGYRIMELIEEKTGFKPSPGSIYPILKKLVAEGLVFSTNEGKKKLYSPTEKGLEVHQQLMKQYKETVRSHQQFIESIAKFAGVKKDVEAPFKEFRKVPPEVRKELKKLFYKISKVNWKRADHITEVISEIENLIKTLEVRINEVRENESDRS; this is translated from the coding sequence ATGCATACAGGATTTTTAAAATTCGCTGTAATGGACACTGTGGCAAGCAATTACCCGGTGCATGGTTACAGGATAATGGAATTAATCGAAGAGAAAACCGGTTTCAAACCTTCACCAGGTTCAATCTATCCCATTTTGAAGAAACTGGTCGCTGAAGGGCTGGTTTTCTCAACAAATGAGGGTAAGAAAAAACTCTACTCACCCACTGAAAAGGGGCTTGAAGTCCATCAACAACTCATGAAGCAATATAAAGAAACCGTGAGGAGTCATCAACAGTTTATAGAGTCAATTGCAAAATTCGCGGGTGTAAAGAAAGACGTAGAAGCGCCTTTCAAAGAATTTCGTAAAGTCCCACCTGAGGTCAGAAAAGAATTGAAGAAGTTATTTTATAAAATCAGTAAAGTCAATTGGAAGCGTGCTGACCATATTACAGAAGTAATCTCAGAAATAGAAAATCTCATAAAAACCCTTGAAGTAAGGATAAATGAGGTGAGAGAAAATGAAAGTGATCGAAGCTAA
- a CDS encoding ABC transporter permease produces MKYALLIAIKDLKYFFRSRIAIFAFLIMPIFMMLMTGYIFPKIQAGTNVKVVIYSQDSGFRKLMESKGLDNFFFVDSEEELRQALLDEKADVAMVIPEGFLSAMLRKEEIKVRLIPSPSNPQIAMAAAQGITTSIGSSMGSIGGKFTLEMENPGGGEFNYYSFMAPGIMAMVAIMSVVNGLAAAITTEKERGTLDGILTTPIPRYSVVLGKTLAQSIRGILQAIIILLIAILLFGATVQGSILLALFVLVLGIMSFIGVGIIVTASAPDQETSQMMLTTLMFPMMFLSGVFFPVNQMPSFMQSLSKFFPLTYAADALRKVMILGGTLSNISGDVIVLLIFSVITLSLAVPLFGKLTTT; encoded by the coding sequence ATGAAGTACGCTTTACTGATCGCTATCAAAGACCTAAAATACTTCTTCAGAAGTAGAATCGCCATATTCGCTTTCCTCATCATGCCCATATTCATGATGCTCATGACCGGTTACATCTTCCCAAAAATTCAAGCCGGGACAAACGTGAAAGTCGTGATTTATTCGCAGGACAGTGGGTTCAGGAAATTGATGGAGAGCAAGGGACTGGATAATTTCTTTTTTGTAGATAGCGAGGAAGAACTAAGGCAGGCCCTTCTGGACGAAAAGGCTGATGTTGCTATGGTAATTCCGGAAGGTTTTCTGAGTGCTATGTTAAGAAAGGAAGAAATAAAAGTCAGACTTATTCCGAGCCCTTCCAATCCACAAATAGCTATGGCGGCAGCACAGGGTATCACCACCAGTATTGGAAGTTCCATGGGGAGCATCGGTGGAAAGTTCACCCTGGAAATGGAAAATCCCGGCGGTGGAGAGTTCAACTACTACAGCTTCATGGCTCCGGGGATAATGGCGATGGTTGCGATAATGAGTGTGGTAAATGGTCTTGCAGCTGCGATTACTACGGAGAAAGAGCGTGGAACCCTCGATGGTATTCTCACAACACCGATCCCCCGCTATTCAGTTGTGCTTGGAAAGACCTTAGCACAAAGCATCAGAGGTATACTGCAAGCAATCATCATCCTGCTGATAGCGATATTGCTGTTTGGCGCAACAGTCCAGGGTTCAATACTTCTCGCACTCTTTGTTCTCGTGTTGGGAATTATGAGTTTTATCGGCGTGGGTATAATCGTTACAGCCAGTGCACCCGACCAGGAAACGAGTCAGATGATGCTTACCACGCTCATGTTCCCGATGATGTTTCTGTCAGGGGTATTCTTCCCGGTAAATCAGATGCCGTCTTTCATGCAGTCCCTGTCGAAGTTCTTTCCGTTAACATACGCCGCGGATGCTCTTAGAAAGGTAATGATACTCGGAGGTACGCTCTCGAACATATCTGGCGACGTGATAGT
- a CDS encoding ABC transporter ATP-binding protein — protein sequence MKVIEAKGLSKRFKEVLAVDNVSFEVQEGEIFGLLGPNGAGKSTTIRMLTTLTRPTSGTALVAGYDISKEPSRVREKIGLVSEKTILYDRLTAMENLMFFARLNGMDKKRARKRCLELLEMVDMLKWKDTMVGKFSTGMRQRINVIRALLHDPKIIFLDEPTLGLDPQTTRTIREFIRKINSEGRTVILTTHIMTEADMLSDRIAIIDHGKIIALDTPKNLKRMLKESSDEVLDIEIPNMNGKITEELEAFDCVRKVSSRSPEEIRIIMNCDNPVAFITDFLSKRSLHIRAIRTVEPTLEDVFIKLTGHEMRDQEVKKARFVRRRMHS from the coding sequence ATGAAAGTGATCGAAGCTAAGGGACTCTCAAAACGCTTCAAGGAAGTTCTAGCAGTTGACAACGTATCCTTTGAAGTTCAGGAAGGTGAGATATTTGGTCTTCTTGGGCCAAATGGCGCTGGTAAATCAACAACCATTCGAATGTTGACAACTTTAACTCGTCCAACCTCGGGTACTGCATTGGTGGCTGGTTACGACATCTCAAAAGAACCATCGAGAGTTAGGGAAAAGATAGGGCTTGTCTCGGAAAAAACTATTCTCTACGACAGGCTAACAGCCATGGAAAACCTTATGTTTTTCGCGAGACTAAACGGAATGGATAAAAAAAGAGCTAGAAAGCGATGTTTAGAGCTCCTTGAAATGGTAGATATGCTGAAATGGAAAGACACTATGGTCGGTAAGTTTTCAACGGGTATGCGTCAGAGAATCAATGTAATCAGAGCACTATTACACGATCCAAAAATAATCTTTCTTGATGAACCCACACTGGGGCTCGACCCACAAACGACAAGGACAATCAGGGAATTCATCCGAAAAATAAACAGTGAAGGCAGAACCGTGATTTTAACGACCCATATAATGACTGAAGCCGATATGCTTTCAGACAGGATAGCCATCATAGACCACGGAAAAATCATCGCTCTCGATACTCCAAAAAATCTGAAGCGGATGTTGAAAGAGTCTAGTGACGAAGTTCTGGACATAGAGATACCGAACATGAACGGTAAAATCACTGAAGAGCTAGAAGCTTTCGATTGCGTGCGAAAGGTGTCCAGTAGATCACCGGAAGAGATAAGGATAATCATGAACTGTGATAACCCAGTTGCTTTCATCACCGACTTCCTGTCGAAGCGCTCCCTTCATATAAGGGCTATTAGAACCGTCGAACCAACCCTCGAAGATGTATTTATTAAGTTGACCGGTCACGAAATGCGAGATCAGGAAGTGAAAAAAGCCCGGTTTGTGAGAAGGAGGATGCATTCATGA